A single region of the Polyodon spathula isolate WHYD16114869_AA chromosome 5, ASM1765450v1, whole genome shotgun sequence genome encodes:
- the dlk2 gene encoding protein delta homolog 2 has translation MFSRLNLLLLLSSWLSMILFRSVRGADCKPGCNLGHGRCDENDICRCDPGWEGELCDDCARMPGCVHGTCQQPWQCSCESGWTGRFCDRDINVCANQRPCQNGATCIATDGEYSCVCPSGFHGKDCELKSGPCQEARSPCKNGGLCTDDKGYAAELSCRCLAGYVGPRCEVNVDDCLMRPCANGATCHDGINRFSCECQAGFEGRFCTVNINDCASEPCLNGGRCFDRVNRFDCVCPPGYTGRTCSDLMEKPKQEMRSQNWTPRSWTSSYPRITLPRPEHTLDGARWNISTPSHKNQPSSTRLLKISVKEVVTQQGALLTEVQLTVLVVFGALTLALVGLTVAMVLRGHWRERCSRCRCASQTDRRVKADEEFKISILPHSVPDLKKKLNTEII, from the exons ATGTTCTCCAGACTCAACCTGCTCCTGCTACTCTCCAGTTGGTTATCAATGATTCTGTTTCGCTCTGTCCGAG GAGCAGACTGCAAACCAGGCTGCAACCTGGGACATGGGCGTTGCGATGAGAATGACATTTGCAG GTGTGACCCAGGCTGGGAGGGGGAGCTCTGTGATGACTGTGCCCGCATGCCAGGCTGTGTCCATGGGACATGTCAGCAGCCCTGGCAATGCAGCTGTGAAAGTGGCTGGACAGGGCGCTTCTGCGATAGAG ACATTAACGTGTGTGCCAATCAGCGCCCCTGTCAGAACGGTGCCACCTGCATTGCTACTGATGGGGAATATTCCTGCGTCTGTCCCAGTGGTTTTCATGGCAAGGACTGTGAGCTGAAGTCAGGGCCCTGTCAGGAGGCCAG GTCCCCCTGTAAGAACGGAGGCTTGTGCACAGATGACAAGGGTTACGCCGCTGAGCTGTCTTGCCGTTGCCTAGCAGGGTATGTGGGCCCTCGCTGTGAGGTCAACGTGGACGACTGCTTGATGCGCCCTTGTGCCAATGGCGCCACCTGTCATGACGGCATCAACCGCTTCTCCTGTGAGTGCCAGGCTGGCTTCGAGGGGCGCTTTTGCACTGTCAACATAAACGACTGCGCCAGCGAGCCCTGCCTCAACGGTGGCCGCTGCTTCGACCGTGTCAACCGATTCGACTGCGTTTGCCCTCCAGGGTACACGGGGAGAACGTGCTCCGACCTCATGGAGAAACCCAAGCAGGAAATGAGATCACAGAACTGGACCCCAAGGAGCTGGACCAGCAGCTACCCAAGGATCACCCTGCCCCGGCCTGAGCACACTCTTGATGGCGCCAGGTGGAACATATCGACCCCGTCGCACAAGAACCAGCCAAGCAGCACGCGCTTGCTCAAGATCTCCGTGAAGGAAGTGGTGACCCAGCAGGGCGCTCTCCTCACCGAGGTCCAGTTGACTGTGCTGGTGGTCTTCGGAGCGCTCACTCTGGCTCTGGTGGGCCTCACAGTGGCTATGGTGCTGAGGGGTCACTGGAGAGAGCGCTGCTCAAGGTGCCGCTGCGCCTCCCAGACAGACAGGAGGGTGAAGGCTGATGAGGAATTCAAGATCAGCATTTTACCCCACAGCGTGCCTGACTTGAAGAAGAAACTCAACACGGagatcatttaa
- the LOC121315687 gene encoding GTPase IMAP family member 7-like: MKNLPFPITDTGNSPPKHNVHNTVSELRLVLLGKTGVGKSASGNTILGSEEFESISSTSSITQECEMRTGVVAGRKVSIIDTPGLFDPKLSADEVEKKILKCLDLAVPGPHTFLLVIQVGRFTEEERRAMLLVQEIFGERAMRYTMFLFTRGDELEGRTLEEYLRGADEGLRGQVERCGGGGHAFNNRCRGDGAQVKELLEKIERMIERNACYTYEMYQQRLKAPKTKWEKIKYMLAGAVAGASRGALGGALAVAAFLDYKELDKILVINMAAVKADQAGVLEIVKKPIFAVAVFFFALKKGERNILMGTGAGAVVGGVVGAYYGVREEKPGEAMNKGDKEVSALRIPEFQDIFKLIKAFEKAMKPPNIADEPD, from the exons atgaaaaacttaCCATTTCCAATAACAGACACCGGCAATTCACCTCCAAAACATAATG TACATAACACCGTCTCTGAGCTGAGGCTGGTGCTGCTTGGGAAGACCGGAGTTGGGAAGAGTGCTTCTGGAAACACCATCCTGGGCAGTGAGGAGTTTGAATCAATATCCAGCACCTCATCAATAACCCAGGAGTGTGAGATGAGGACAGGGGTAGTCGCCGGCAGAAAGGTCTCTATAATCGACACCCCGGGCTTGTTTGACCCAAAACTCTCTGCTGACGAAGTTGAaaagaagattttaaaatgtctcGATCTGGCTGTCCCTGGGCCCCACACTTTCCTGCTAGTGATCCAGGTGGGGCGCTTCacggaggaagagaggagagcaATGCTGCTCGTCCAGGAGATCTTCGGAGAGAGGGCTATGAGGTACACCATGTTTCTCTTTACCCGGGGTGATGAGCTGGAAGGCAGGACCCTGGAGGAGTACCTCCGGGGGGCCGATGAGGGTCTCAGAGGGCAGGTAGAGAGGTGCGGAGGAGGGGGACACGCCTTCAACAACAGGTGCAGAGGCGACGGAGCTCAagtgaaggagctgctggagaAAATCGAGAGGATGATAGAACGAAATGCCTGCTACACCTACGAGATGTATCAACAGCGGCTGAAAGCACCCAAAACAAAATGGGAGAAAATCAAGTATATGTTAGCCGGAGCAGTAGCTGGTGCTTCAAGAGGGGCGTTGGGCGGTGCATTGGCGGTAGCTGCGTTTTTAGACTATAAAGAGTTAGACAAGATTTTAGTAATTAATATGGCTGCAGTAAAAGCAGATCAAGCAGGTGTTTTAGAAATAGTAAAGAAACCCATATTTGcagttgctgttttcttttttgctttgaaaaaaggAGAGAGAAACATCTTGATGGGAACAGGGGCAGGGGCGGTTGTAGGAGGGGTAGTAGGGGCATATTATGGCGTTAGAGAAGAGAAGCCTGGAGAAGCAATGAATAAAGGTGATAAAGAAGTCTCGGCTCTCAGAATACCCGAATTTCAAGATATATTTAAATTGATAAAAGCATTTGAAAAAGCAATGAAACCACCCAACATTGCAGATGAGCctgactaa